The genomic segment TTTACAATCAATCAAGTTATAAAATGCATGATATGGGATTTGTAAAACGGCACGGATTAGAAAGGGATTGATAATATCAATCTTAGGTGAAATGTATGAGATAAAAAATAACTTATTTCTTATTTCCAAAGGGATTAGAATATTAGATATATGCAATATAATTTGCATTTGAAGTTGGAAGTGACAAATCAAAGAACGGATATTAGCCAGTAGGATATAGCAGGATATGGACTAAAACTTACttttgaaacaaaaattgaatctGAACCGTGAAGAATTCCGTACATCTTTCAAGAAGTAAAATAGGAATAATGGAGCACAGTTACAAATCTCACTTGCCATAGTGCAGATTCAAGATTTTTACACATGGTGAAGTGCATTGGCTAATCAATTGAAAGAACAAAGGTTTTCCAACCTTAGCACCACAGATGCAACTATAATGGCATTGCAAAACTATCAATAAACTACTAACCAGGGAAAACAACCCTGTACCCTTCCATTAATTTCTTCTTCCCTCGCTCATTTAGAAAAAGTGACTGGTTATTCTCAACCACCTGTTGCAATGTAGCAAACCAAAAGAACATCACGTGTGTCAACCGTGGTCCGTGAGTAAAGTAACAACACCAAAGGTTGacaatatattcatgttcatttttagCATTTTGCAAAGCAATAGAGAAACAGGGGTGTAATACTTGTATGAAAACAAACCTCAAATAGAAAATCCACAGAATTCATTTCTGGGTATTTCCACTTTAAAAGACCTTCATGTGTTCGAGTGACATAAGGATCGTCCCAACCCTGGCATAAGAAACCACAGGAAACAATTTTCATAGAGAACAAAGCATTGAACAACAATTTAATTAGATATTTCGTCCCATATATAATGGCGGCGGAAAAGTATAATTCAAACCACAAACTTTCATCTGCTCACCACTGACACTAAATATCTTTTACCTTCAATTTAATAATTCCTAGGCAAGAAAATATACTGTTACATAAGAATTTCAATCAGGCTGAATCGAGTTTCTACAGCTTTAAGCCATCTGATACAGAAAAAGATCCAGTTTTGACAAACTATATCCAACCATGtataaaaattgaaatgagtATTCATCCAGTGTTCACACCTGAAAAATAAGACCATCTGCTGCATGTGAAAGCTTTGGAATAAATCCCTTCAAAAGTTTTGTTACGGTAGACAGCAACCAAAAATCTTTTCTCCTTACCTATCAAGTTTTATGCAGCAGTATCAACAAGAAGTCCAGCATCGATGGAAAGGCAATGTTATACGGGGTGGAGAGAAAGGAAAAGGCAATCAGGTGTAATGATGCAAACCCTGAAAGGTTCCAGGTCATATCTGTAGTAAGGATTTGGGCTCTGATATATATGCTGTCTTTCAATATTCCGAGGTTCAATCACTTCCTTTTCAAGCATTTTCCAACGTTCATAAAAGGGCCGCTGCATGAAAGTGGATTAGGTTCGAAAATAGCACTATTTTTAAGAATCATAGCCAAAACCAAAGGAGAGCTATTAATTGTGATATCACTACCAAACCCAGACTGGAAGAATTTCTTACAAATCATTCAGTTTTTCAGTGTCCAAGATCGATTAGCCCTGATAAAAAGTAAAAACTACTGTACGTACAATTATGACTTCCATAAAATATTTGGTGCTTCACAAGCTAAAAAAAATAGAGCTTATCTCCCAACTTGTGTAcctcttcttttttctttttctttttttgtgtGGAAGAAACATGTGTCTCTTCTGTGAacagaaataatattttctccTTGGGGTCAAAAGGGAAAAACAGTAAGAAATCAAGCCTTTGTCCATGAAGACTATGTAGGATGAGAAAGCCTCATAATTACGAGTTTGTGGTTGCCGGTGGGCACCAGTGTATGAAACTGTCAAACACATTTAAGCTTCCATTAACTGGTTATAAGAAACACCTCAGGTTACACCAATTATGGACCAAGAAAATtgtttcaacaaaataaaacaaaacaataaGGAATAGAAAAATAAAGAGCTATTCATCATTCATTCTTTAAAAGGCCAGATAAAATATTTGGGATGTTCTGACATGGACAATGGTCAATTATATCTAAATGTGGCTTCAGACAGAACAGAAGATTGTTTACATTGCATTGCAATCAACCAGTCATATTCCAAACACCTTCAATCACAACATACAGCAAGAAACACGAAACTGAAAAGTAACATTATTTCGGAGTACCAACAACTACAagtcacaaaaaaaaaatttggccaCTGAACTCTGAAGCCCATGAAGATTGATGATTTACAGCAATTCTCTATATCATACCTCTACTAGAGAAACCTGGTTAATCGCCATCATGTCATAGATGAGGTATCTTCTTTCTTGCCGCTGCGAATCAGGCATAGTATCAATTACCATCTCTCCATCAAGTAATGTGAAATGATGATAGAATCTCTCCGTCATCTTCTtcttaagaaaaataaaaccaCGAAATACAAATCATCAGCAGGAAGTTTATAACCACAGTGCTAGTAAAAACTAAAGCTATTACCCTGTCCCCACAAGACACTTACTTCATTAGTGTGTTTGCAGGGAAATCGCATCTGGAGCCTccgaaaattaaaatttctatCAATCAAGTAACAACCATCCATAGTGATTAACATCATATATCGCGTTCCGTCAGCTTTCCAAGTTGCATAATAGTAACGTTGCCTTAGCAATTGCAAATTGTCCCTGGTTGTAACCAAAATGTATCACTGCGTCATTGACATAACTTCAACATAAAGTAATAACAAGTCGGTTTCTTTCCTCTTCAGTAACTAGTGAGAGTGTCGCAGTGTCGCATGACCAGAAAAATATAATGATAACTTTTTACCTAAGCCTTGCACATACCCACAGACCCATGTCTTAAAGTACAAAGCTACATAAAAAGTTTCACGTTCAAAAGCCTACGCACTGGTAGAAAATTTATATTGACATGGTGCAGTTATAGCAATTACACAgctatttcaaaaaaattacataCAAAAAAAGTTTCATGTTCAAAAGCCTATGAACTAGTAGAAAATTTATATTAACATGTTGCAGTTGTAGCAATTACACAGCTGtttcaaaaaaattacacaGCTAAACTAGTGCAAGACGGAATTAACTGAAAATGTGAAATGGCAAGTTAATGCAGGCTATTTATATTTTTCCTGCACAAAATAAATGTGATAAACTTGAGACCTGCTAAGAGAAACTGGATGTGATCCAGGGAAATGCTGAGGTCCTCTAACCTGTAGAATATGAAAATAAACATGACATCAACCTAATGAAACCGAAGGAAAGAATACAGTCATCACCGCACATTGCACAGGTTACAACAAAAAAGGTTGAAAGATCAAGCACTGCTACAAAAAACTTCAGAAAAATTTTAGGCAATGTAATAAattgaaaatgaaataataCCAACAAACCTACCCCTCCAGACAACTTCAAAGACTGATAGCAGAATTGCCTCAGCATTGTTTCTTGGTCACCAGGAATTTTATCTCCCAAAATATCATCGTTCGTCAGAATCAACTGTGTCTCCTGATTCTCCTAAAATATTAACATGTTTTCAAAGGTTAAAGGGGACTGGGTTTAGCTATTCACCATTTGGTTTCACTTTCAATACATCGATGTATAAAAGTGCACCAAAGACCATTTTAAACatatagtattttatttttttaaaaaaaatacaaacatCTAAAGGGGCTGCAGAATTTCCATCATCATCGTCATCATCTGGAATTGCATCGCCATTCAGATCAAAATCAGAAGATCTTTTCCACTCTGGAGTTGGAGGGCAAACAACCATATCCGGCTTTTTCTCGTGATAAAAATTGTACAATGCATCAATATAGTCTTTTTTGTATATACCCGGTGGGCGTGCATCAGaaaatattctgattgcctgCAACGACAAAAACAAACTTCAAACATCATTATTtcaaatctacaaaataaagaTGAGATGACAGTCAGCTTACCTGAGTGACGGATATAGGCCGTGACCGCATAAGGTAGTGAACAATCATAAATCCTGTACGATTATGCCCATGTGTGCAATGAACGAGAATATGTTTTTTTGGCTGCTTTTGCCTTGCAATAAATTGGGAAACCTGACAAATCACATAATAAAACTATGATTTCCAAGGATAAGTAGAAGCACAGGCATAACCATGAATCAGGTCCTTTGCTCAATAAGCATACATAATTAACAAATTTGACCCCATCACAAATTGACTTAATAAAGTGATTTGTCTGAGGCAAAGGAGGTCAATTGTGTGTACCAACACCTGTATTGAAGAGACAACACCACCCTGAAAGAATGAAGGCATGATTGTGCTTCTGATTTAAGATATTTTGCTTCACCGAACTCGCTTTGAATTACTCTAAGGCACCGTTTGTCTCGAGTACTTCTCAGTACTAATATAAATAGTCATATCTTACCACTTGTTCTGTACAAGTATTATTTATCTCGATcaatcatattattaattatttatctcacatcaatcaaattcgtaattatttatctcacatcaatcaaatcaataatataaaaatacgaTATTacccttaataaataatattattaatattttcaacaagAACAAAATGgtaatatcatattatctcaaatttaatcaaacaaatcaatcaaatcaaactctATATTAACTAtgattttctatttattttattattacaaaGTATTACTTATCACTGTACTATATATCTCATACCATGAACCAAACGGTACCTAAGGGAATTGGCATTTCTTTTATGTTTGACACTCAAATCAGTATTACAAAGTTGAGTTAAatttttatgcaaaaaaaatAAGTACAGCCAGGAAAAACGAATTAAAAGGTGGGCATCAGTCTACAATCTGAAGCGTGTGAACATGTACTTGTAAGCAAATGAATGGCGTATCAAACTGTCTGATGCTAGCATAGAGGTTTTATGCTTACGTTATTCTGGCTTCATAAAGCCACAATTTTCCTGCCGAAAACTTACTTGACAAAGGCTTTCATTGTAAGGAAGCATGGGAACAGCACATTACTTTATTCTGGCTTCATAAAGCCACAGGCCACCCAAAAGTTGTTTCACAATGGCTTTTCAGGGCAGGGAAGAATGGGGAACAGCATATTTGGAGACCACAGAATATGGTAGAGTATATGCAGCATTAGGGAAGGAAGAATCATTCCTAAAAAGGAGTATAATGAATAGCTTATAACCAAGTAGAACATTTGTATAATGACTCGGGGGAGGATTAATATTTGAGGCT from the Primulina tabacum isolate GXHZ01 chromosome 16, ASM2559414v2, whole genome shotgun sequence genome contains:
- the LOC142528582 gene encoding uncharacterized protein LOC142528582 isoform X3, producing MDLNASPEPEDEEVFPEPQLKEDYAQEHVGYNEQVEHGETAVQLLRREREERIQRLRRQRPDDRPSYGSQPYHRDDGYQAKKQRPNDKLPPGWLDCPAVGQEICGLIPSKVPLGESFNDYIYPGKRYSYRQVIHQQRVLGRKLGLVIDLTNSSRYYNLNDWKKEGIKHVKIACKGRDSVPENEAVNKFVYEVSQFIARQKQPKKHILVHCTHGHNRTGFMIVHYLMRSRPISVTQAIRIFSDARPPGIYKKDYIDALYNFYHEKKPDMVVCPPTPEWKRSSDFDLNGDAIPDDDDDDGNSAAPLDENQETQLILTNDDILGDKIPGDQETMLRQFCYQSLKLSGGVRGPQHFPGSHPVSLSRDNLQLLRQRYYYATWKADGTRYMMLITMDGCYLIDRNFNFRRLQMRFPCKHTNEKKMTERFYHHFTLLDGEMVIDTMPDSQRQERRYLIYDMMAINQVSLVERPFYERWKMLEKEVIEPRNIERQHIYQSPNPYYRYDLEPFRVRRKDFWLLSTVTKLLKGFIPKLSHAADGLIFQGWDDPYVTRTHEGLLKWKYPEMNSVDFLFEVVENNQSLFLNERGKKKLMEGYRVVFPDGSDASTYSGKIIECSWNSEEEVWVCMRVRTDKGTPNEFNTYKKVMRSIKDNITEDDLLNEINEIICLPMYADRIQIESKAQRRLK
- the LOC142528582 gene encoding uncharacterized protein LOC142528582 isoform X1, encoding MISSMDLNASPEPEDEEVFPEPQLKEDYAQEHVGYNEQVEHGETAVQLLRREREERIQRLRRQRPDDRPSYGSQPYHRDDGYQAKKQRPNDKLPPGWLDCPAVGQEICGLIPSKVPLGESFNDYIYPGKRYSYRQVIHQQRVLGRKLGLVIDLTNSSRYYNLNDWKKEGIKHVKIACKGRDSVPENEAVNKFVYEVSQFIARQKQPKKHILVHCTHGHNRTGFMIVHYLMRSRPISVTQAIRIFSDARPPGIYKKDYIDALYNFYHEKKPDMVVCPPTPEWKRSSDFDLNGDAIPDDDDDDGNSAAPLDENQETQLILTNDDILGDKIPGDQETMLRQFCYQSLKLSGGVRGPQHFPGSHPVSLSRDNLQLLRQRYYYATWKADGTRYMMLITMDGCYLIDRNFNFRRLQMRFPCKHTNEKKMTERFYHHFTLLDGEMVIDTMPDSQRQERRYLIYDMMAINQVSLVERPFYERWKMLEKEVIEPRNIERQHIYQSPNPYYRYDLEPFRVRRKDFWLLSTVTKLLKGFIPKLSHAADGLIFQGWDDPYVTRTHEGLLKWKYPEMNSVDFLFEVVENNQSLFLNERGKKKLMEGYRVVFPDGSDASTYSGKIIECSWNSEEEVWVCMRVRTDKGTPNEFNTYKKVMRSIKDNITEDDLLNEINEIICLPMYADRIQIESKAQRRLK
- the LOC142528582 gene encoding uncharacterized protein LOC142528582 isoform X2 — protein: MISSMDLNASPEPEDEEVFPEPQLKEDYAQEHVGYNEQVEHGETAVQLLRREREERIQRLRRQRPDDRPSYGSQPYHRDDGYQAKKQRPNDKLPPGWLDCPAVGQEICGLIPSKVPLGESFNDYIYPGKRYSYRQVIHQQRVLGRKLGLVIDLTNSSRYYNLNDWKKEGIKHVKIACKGRDSVPENEAVNKFVYEVSQFIARQKQPKKHILVHCTHGHNRTGFMIVHYLMRSRPISVTQAIRIFSDARPPGIYKKDYIDALYNFYHEKKPDMVVCPPTPEWKRSSDFDLNGDAIPDDDDDDGNSAAPLDENQETQLILTNDDILGDKIPGDQETMLRQFCYQSLKLSGGVRGPQHFPGSHPVSLSRDNLQLLRQRYYYATWKADGTRYMMLITMDGCYLIDRNFNFRRLQMRFPCKHTNEKMTERFYHHFTLLDGEMVIDTMPDSQRQERRYLIYDMMAINQVSLVERPFYERWKMLEKEVIEPRNIERQHIYQSPNPYYRYDLEPFRVRRKDFWLLSTVTKLLKGFIPKLSHAADGLIFQGWDDPYVTRTHEGLLKWKYPEMNSVDFLFEVVENNQSLFLNERGKKKLMEGYRVVFPDGSDASTYSGKIIECSWNSEEEVWVCMRVRTDKGTPNEFNTYKKVMRSIKDNITEDDLLNEINEIICLPMYADRIQIESKAQRRLK